The DNA segment TCTCCAGGCCTGTATATCCCCGCTCTGGGACACCGGGCTGGCGATGGTTGCCCTGCTTGATTCCGGGCTGGCGCCGGACGATCCCGCCCTCGTGAAGGCCGCGGACTGGCTGATAGACAAACAGATACAGAGCGGCGGCGACTGGCAGGTCAGAGCACCAGGCGTAGCGCCAGGCGGCTGGTCGTTCGAGTTCCACAATCGCAGGTACCCGGACCTGGATGACACAACTGAAATAGTGATGGCGCTCGAGCGGGTTGCAATGAAGGACAACACGCGCAAGCGCGAAGCGGTGGACCGCGCTGTCCACTGGACGCTGGGAATGCAGAGCCGCAACGGGGGCTGGGGAGCCTTCGACAAGGACAACACGAAGCGGTTTATCGCCCGAATACCGTTCGCTGACTTCGGCGAGACGATAGACCCTCCCAGCGTGGATGTTACGGCGCACGTCATCGAAATGATGGGTATCCTGGGTCACGATGTATCCCATCCCGCCGTCAGCAAGGCCATGAAATACGTCATGGCTGACCAGGAGAGCGACGGGCCGTGGTTCGGCAGGTGGGGCGTAAACTACATCTACGGCACCGCCGCGGTACTGCCGGCGCTGGCGGCGCTGGGCCTGCCGATGGGCACTCCGCAAGTGCGCCGGGCGGTGGACTGGCTCGAAGGCTGCCAGAACCCGGACGGCGGGTGGGGAGAGAGCTGCGCGTCTTACGTGGATCCCGCATTCCGTGGCAAGGGCCCCAGTACGGCATCGCAGACCGCCTGGGCGCTGATCGCCCTTGTGGCGGCGGGCGAGGCCCGCGGCGAGGCAGCACGGCGAGGGGCGGAGTACCTGGCTCGGACGCAGACGGCTGACGGCTCCTGGGACGAGCCGTACTTCACCGGCGCCGGCTTTCCCGGCTACGGTATTGGACAGCGGCTGGACCATTACCCTGCACCCGGAGAGCCCGGCTACCAGGGAGTTGAGCTCCCCTCAGGGTTCATGATCAACTACCACCTGTACAGGAGCTATTGGCCGCTCATGGCCCTCGGCCGGTACCGTCGCGCAGGTCCGCCTGTGGTGTGACCTGCGCGCGCACCATTCCAAAAACGGACTAAACATGTTAAAACATATTGGGTGCGTGCAATGGATACGTGATTCTAGTCACAAGGCAAACACTCCCCCCGCCAACTACGATATAATCTATTAGTTTCGAGGCACACCTCCTCGATACTTCGCATGACGGAAACAAGAGAGGTTCGACAAATGAAGGTGAGCGAGGCGTCTTTCAAGACTTGCCTTACCAAGCTGTACGTGGAGTCTACGACCGCCCCCGAGTTTATTGACATCACCGACCGCGTGGCGGAATTCGTTAAGAGCTCCCGCATACAGAATGGCTTCGCTCTTGTCTTTTCCCGGCACACCACAGCCGCCATCACCATCCAGGAGAACGAGCCTCTCCTGCTGATCGATATGGCCAGCGCGCTTGAGCGGTTCTCGCCCAAAAACACGCACTATCGCCACAACGACTTCTCGGTACGCACCGTTCACATGCACGAGGACGAGTGCCCCAACGGCCATTCCCATTGTCAGCACCTGGTGCTCGGCAGCAGCGAGAACATCCCCGTCGTGGACGGCACCATGGCGCTGGGACAGTGGCAGCGCATCTTCATGGTTGAGCTCGACGACGAGAAGGGCACGGACCGCGAGATTCTCGTCCAGGTAATGGGCGTATAGCGTCCGCTGCAAACCGCATGGCTGCGACTGAGCTTGACCTGGCCTACGACCATTGCCGTCGGATGACACGGACCCAGGCCAAGAACTTCTACTACGCGTTCCGCACCCTTCCCCTTCCGAAGCGGCAGGCCATTTATGCCGTGTACGCGTTCTGCCGCCTGTGCGACGACATCGCGGACGAGCCCAACTCCATTGAAGAAAAGCGCCGGCTCCTGGCCGGCGTCCGCTCCAGCCTCCAGGCCATGTCCTCCGTACAGACGGGCGACCGCGTCTTCGCTGCCCTCTCTCACGCCGCCACAGAGTTCGGGATACCCGTCGAGTACCTGGAGGAGGTGGTGGAAGGCGTCGAGATGGACCTCACCAGGAGCCGTTACCAGACCTTCGACGATCTGTGGACGTACTGCTACAAGGTGGCCTCGGTAGCGGGGTTGATCTCGATAGAGATCTTCGGCTACACGGGCGAGGAAGCCCGTCAGCGGGCCATCGACCTCGGAATAGCTATGCAGCTCACGAATATCCTTCGCGACCTGAAAGAGGATGCGGCCCGCGACCGCATCTACATCCCACAGGACGAGCTTGCAGGCGCAGGCTACAGCGAGGCCGAGCTAAAACGCGGCGTGATGAATGCGGGTTACCGCCGCCTGATGTCGATGCAGGTGGTCCGGGCGCGCGAATACTTCGCGAAGGGGCGCGACCTGCTACCGATGGTATCGGCGAGGTCACGGGCGTGCCCAGAGATGCTCTCCGAGGTATACACACGGATTCTCGACAGGATTGAGGCGTCAGGCTACGACGTCTTCTCACGCCGGATAGGCCTCAGCAAGCCGGAAAAGCTGGCGATGACCGTGAAACTCTGGGCCGCCAGCTACCTGCCGGGACGGCGCTAGACGCCAGCCGGCCTACCGCTTGATCTCCACCTTCAGAACGAAAGCATCCATGTCGCGGTCCTGCTTTGATGGCTGACCAGGAAGCACGCCGGTGGTGCGGCCCACCATGTAGACGTTGCCCGCGGCGTCAGCGACGACATCTTCGCCCTGGTCGTCCGAGCTGCTGCCCGTCTGGTTGGTCCAGAGGTCGCCGCCGCTGGAAGAGTAGGCCTTCGCGAACGCATCGATATTGCCCTGGTGCTTGCCGCCGGGGATACCGCCTTCCGAGACGCCCGTCACCACCACGTTCCCATTGCCGTCCACCGAAATGCCGCGGGCCTCATCGATAACGTCCGAGCCGTCCATCTTCGTCCATAGGGGTGTGCCGTCAGGCCCGTACTTCCTCACAAAGATATCGCTCTCGCCCTCGTTCTTGGATAGGCCGGGAAGCACTCCGGAGGTGCTGCCCCCCGCGTAGAGGTTGCCGGCGCTGTCCACCGCCAGTGCGGCGATCTTCTCGTTGGGCTGTGTGCCCTGACCTGTGCTGGCGAGCTGCTCCGTCCACAACTCCGCGCCCGATGCGTCATAGGCGCGGACTACGGCGTCCCGCCCGCCTCCCCGTGTCTGGCCCGGAAGCTGCCCTTCTGTATATCCGGCTACGTACACCGTGCCGTTAGGCCCTACAGCTACATCCAGCCCCTCGTTCTGGCGCTGGTCGCCGAACTGCTTCGACCACACCTCGGCGCCGGTCGAGTCGAACTTCACCAGGAAGATGTCGTTCCATGCCGTCAGGCCTCCCACACTCGGGCCGCCGGCGTTCGTGTGGCCGGGAAGGCTGCCTTCACTTGAGCCGACAACATAAACATTGCCCTGGGCATCCACTGCTACGCCGTTGGCGACGTCGGTCGGCGGGGTGCCGAACTGCTTCGTCCAGAGAGAATTGCCCTCCGCATCGAAGGCTGCCAGAAATGCGTCCGAGCCGACGCCTTGCGATTGCTGGCCGGGGAGAGTTCCGAAGGTCTGTCCCACCACGTAGATCGTGCCGCCGGCAGCCACCGCAACATCGAGCGCGATGTCGTTGCCGGGCGAGCCGAACTGTTTCGTCCATCGGGCGGTCCCATTGGGAGCGTAGGAACGGAGGAAAGCGTCCACCTGCCCGGCCGAGGTCGTACCTGCAATATCGCCCTCCGTGGATCCTACGACAAACAGGTTGCCGGCGGAGTCCGCAGCTACGCCGTATGCGGCATCGTCGAAGCGCGTGCCGAACTGCGTTGTCCACCGTCCAGGGCTGGCTGTCGAGCCTGTCGGCGCTGTTGTCCCATTGGAAGTCGCCGGGGGGTTGTTGCCGCTATCGCTCCCACCACCGCCGCCACACGCGGCGACGGCCAGCGAGGCCGCGGAGAATATCCCGAGAGAAGCGAGAAGCAGGCGGCAAGTGTTATTCAAAGAATGGCACCTTGAAGCATTGGAATCCCTGTGAAATTAGTCACAGCACTGATGAACCATACTAAGGTGACGCCATACAAAGGTCAAGTTTCGGCGTGACAGGGCCAACTGCGGTTTTGTACCATACACAGCGTTCCGAATGTATCTTCACGGATGGTCAATTCTGCCATGGTCACTTCAGCCGGCAAGCCGCGAGCGCTGGTGCTCGCGCCGTTCAGTCGCGTTTCCCTGGAAAGGCTCAAGGACGTGGCAGAGGTAACATATGAGAGCTGGCTGGACACGCGGGCCATCCAGGACCCGGAGGCCCTTGGACGCAGGCTGGCAGATGAGAATGCATCGTTGCTGATAATCGAGTCCGACTTCGTATTCGAGGAGACCCTCCATCTGGCGCCGTGCCTGCGGTTCATTGGCCTATGCAGGGGCTCCCTGCACCACCACATCGACATCGAAGCGGCGACCCGCGCAGGGGTTCTGGTAGTGAATACCCCCGGCAGAAATGCGCAGGCGGTGGCGGAGCACGCTATGGCGTTGATGTTCGCGCTTGCCCGCAGAGTACCCCAGTCGGACAGGTATGTTAAGGGTGGGGAATGGCGCGACCCCGCCGGGGCCTACGCTTCCCTCCGCGGCGTTGAGCTGGCAGGCGCAACGCTCGGCATTATCGGCCTTGGCGCAATCGGCAAGCGCCTGGCCACGATGGCCTTGGCCATCGGAATGCGCACCGTCGCGCACGACCCATATGTGAAGGATGCGCCCGGGAATGTCGAGCTTTTGTCGCTGGACGAGGTGCTGAAGAGGGCCGACTTTATATCCATCCACGTCCCCGGAACGCCGCCAACCGAAGGACTGATTGATGACCGGCGACTGGCCCTGATGAAGCCGACAGCCTACCTGGTCAACCTGTCTGACGCCGGTGTCGTGAGCCTTTGGGGGCTTGTGGAGGCCCTGCGCGGCAATCGCATCGCCGGAGCGGCGATGGACGTGTTCGAGACCCATCCCATCGCCCCTGACAGCCCGCTGCTCAGCCTGGACAACGTGGTCCTGACGCCTCACATAGGCGGCGCTACTGGGGAGACCATTGAGCGGCACAGCGAGATGGTTGTGAGCGACATCGTCCGATTCCTGGCAGGCAAGAGGCCAGTGAACCTGGTGAACCCCGAGGTGTGGAAGAGACTGTGAGCGGCAAGAAGTACATAGCTGTGATTGACGCGGGGACGTCTTCAGTAAGAGCGTCGGTGTTGGACCAGAGCGGGAAGACGGTCTCCGAGCGCGCCTGTCCATGGAGGCACCTCGAACTCCCGGACGCTCCTCCCACGACGCGCGAGTTCGACTCCGCGGGCGTGTGGAAGGACGTACGCGCCATTCTGGGCGGGGCGCTGCAGGAGGCCGGCGCGGGTCCGGACGAGGTCGCCGCCGTGACCGTCACCGGCCAGCGGCAGGGTGTGGT comes from the SAR202 cluster bacterium genome and includes:
- a CDS encoding hydroxyacid dehydrogenase, with the protein product MVNSAMVTSAGKPRALVLAPFSRVSLERLKDVAEVTYESWLDTRAIQDPEALGRRLADENASLLIIESDFVFEETLHLAPCLRFIGLCRGSLHHHIDIEAATRAGVLVVNTPGRNAQAVAEHAMALMFALARRVPQSDRYVKGGEWRDPAGAYASLRGVELAGATLGIIGLGAIGKRLATMALAIGMRTVAHDPYVKDAPGNVELLSLDEVLKRADFISIHVPGTPPTEGLIDDRRLALMKPTAYLVNLSDAGVVSLWGLVEALRGNRIAGAAMDVFETHPIAPDSPLLSLDNVVLTPHIGGATGETIERHSEMVVSDIVRFLAGKRPVNLVNPEVWKRL
- the shc gene encoding squalene--hopene cyclase translates to MRDRDETASRVTSLDATIERTQTHLLGLQYPEGYWWGELESNATIEAEYIMLMHFLGVADWDRVQRLARHILKSQRPDGTWGQFYGAPGDLSTSAECYFALKLAGYSADMPEMRRARSFILSKGGIPQTRVFTKIWLALFGQWEWRGVPVPPPELIMLPKWFPLNIYDFASWARATVVPMLILLNRKPVRPVPGSAAVDDLYPLPRAKTDFSVRKPARPLGWASFFYTADSALRLIEKLPWKPARAQSLRKAEQWVLEHQEADGSWGGIQPPWVYSLMALSSLGYPSDHPVIARGMKGFESFAVEEGDTMRLQACISPLWDTGLAMVALLDSGLAPDDPALVKAADWLIDKQIQSGGDWQVRAPGVAPGGWSFEFHNRRYPDLDDTTEIVMALERVAMKDNTRKREAVDRAVHWTLGMQSRNGGWGAFDKDNTKRFIARIPFADFGETIDPPSVDVTAHVIEMMGILGHDVSHPAVSKAMKYVMADQESDGPWFGRWGVNYIYGTAAVLPALAALGLPMGTPQVRRAVDWLEGCQNPDGGWGESCASYVDPAFRGKGPSTASQTAWALIALVAAGEARGEAARRGAEYLARTQTADGSWDEPYFTGAGFPGYGIGQRLDHYPAPGEPGYQGVELPSGFMINYHLYRSYWPLMALGRYRRAGPPVV
- a CDS encoding phytoene/squalene synthase family protein; amino-acid sequence: MAATELDLAYDHCRRMTRTQAKNFYYAFRTLPLPKRQAIYAVYAFCRLCDDIADEPNSIEEKRRLLAGVRSSLQAMSSVQTGDRVFAALSHAATEFGIPVEYLEEVVEGVEMDLTRSRYQTFDDLWTYCYKVASVAGLISIEIFGYTGEEARQRAIDLGIAMQLTNILRDLKEDAARDRIYIPQDELAGAGYSEAELKRGVMNAGYRRLMSMQVVRAREYFAKGRDLLPMVSARSRACPEMLSEVYTRILDRIEASGYDVFSRRIGLSKPEKLAMTVKLWAASYLPGRR
- a CDS encoding YjbQ family protein translates to MTETREVRQMKVSEASFKTCLTKLYVESTTAPEFIDITDRVAEFVKSSRIQNGFALVFSRHTTAAITIQENEPLLLIDMASALERFSPKNTHYRHNDFSVRTVHMHEDECPNGHSHCQHLVLGSSENIPVVDGTMALGQWQRIFMVELDDEKGTDREILVQVMGV